In Rubidibacter lacunae KORDI 51-2, a genomic segment contains:
- a CDS encoding DUF4278 domain-containing protein: MTNAPRRRPAMGEDRCQARFVYSLEENIMEFLFRGVHYHYQPSALEVEEGEVGGTYRGSPWRLHHPKQSVRRVSHKQMTYRGVDYQV; encoded by the coding sequence ATGACAAATGCCCCTCGCAGGCGACCTGCTATGGGAGAAGACCGCTGCCAAGCGCGATTTGTCTACAGCCTAGAGGAAAACATTATGGAGTTCCTGTTTCGTGGCGTCCATTACCATTACCAGCCGTCCGCGCTTGAAGTTGAAGAAGGAGAGGTTGGCGGCACCTACCGCGGCTCGCCTTGGCGTTTACACCATCCCAAGCAAAGCGTTCGGCGTGTCAGCCACAAACAAATGACCTACCGTGGCGTCGACTATCAGGTCTAA